ATATGATAACTCTACTACACTACACTTTGCAGGTTCATAGTGCAAATCAGACTGCTATCCAACTAAGCATGATCTTGAGACATGGTTGGTGCCAAACAGGTATGTGGCTCCCAATCTTACGCATCTCCCTACAAAAGTAATCACAAATCTCATCCTCTAATATATAACATAATCAACATTTACTTATTAATTTCATAAAATGCAAAGGATGACAATTACTAATAGTTCAAATTCTGCTGAAGGACTACTCGAAGACTCCATAGACATATAGTAGATAGTTGCTTGCATCGATAATGGTATTTCAACCTATCCAAAATTTTATGTCGCCATCCGTGTTGTAATATTCTCTTTTGCTATGGTTAAAAAGATCATCTAGTTGCATTGCATCCAAGTTAAGAGTGTGATAGTGGCTTGGAACTTATGATAATTGTTtttgctctttatcttatgaatttgggtggagcagaagtatgaccctctttctatttgagttctcgtaaaacttggaaaagctctttacttgaacaacagcttgaaaacatattctcctaaattttaattatttggatttaatgggatacgtgacatataatccccttatttttgggtaattagaatttttatggcatataaactgaaaattgatttttaccctctaattggaattaattgaccaaggaattggcagttgatgaattttagaggagactagaaaggtataaggaattagggtctagtcatatatagtttgccataaattaaatcctacataattaaaatagttagtaagaaaagttaatccggaaaaatagataactctgaagtcttaactgttttctcaatattttattcccaatttatttaattgtctatacttttgatattttgaattcaaacttaaaccttttaaacatctcaaaaccaatttctgcttgcctaactaagcctatcaaatactattgttgcttaatccatcaatcctcgtgggatcgacccttactcacgcaaggtattacttggtacgacccggtgcacttgctagttagtagTGTGGTTGTAAAATACCACACCATAAGGCGGTGGGAGGAGTCGAAGCAGAGTGATAACCGAAGAGTGTGGCTAGATTGCTAGAATGCTTTGGCGTTCCGTTGCATGTATGGTCAGTGGACACGTCCAGCGTGATAGGAGGCCTATGGGGTGATGTGATTACATGTGATAGAGGAACTGAATTGTGTAGCTCATTCACGGTAGGACGGGTGCAGATTGATACTTGTGTGAAGGAAGTCATTCAGGAGTCGATTCATATAACCGTTGGAAAGGAGGACTTTAATATTCTAGTTAAAGAGATTAGACAGGAGGCGTATAATTTTGAGTGCATGGAGAAATCGGGAGACGGAGAAGGCAATGCACTTTTGGATCACGGTAGCACACGCAAGAGGTCAGGGATGGTTACATGCCCGAGGCAGGACGCAGAGTCATGGTGTACAGGAATCCATGATGAAGAACTGGTGCTGAAGGTGCCTAggggagaagatgatggaaagggtAGAATAATAATTACAGACGAtattttgaatgaatggattAATAGCAGTGGATATCATAATTATGGGAAAATCTTAACGCATCAAGCCGTTTGGGGAGAGAATCTCAGTGATCCCAATTTCGGGGAAAGTAACGCTCAAAGCAGCAAGGATGACTCAGAGAGGACCGTGTCTTGCGCTCTTCATGGACTGCCAAAGGGGCCCATTAATGAACAACCACAAAAACAAAAAAGGGAGCCAAACCTAATGCTGGGTTCGGTTACACTAAGATTCAAAAGGATGGAAGGATTGTTTGTCTAACTAAAGAGTGGGCCACTGATAATAGTCAGGTACAGGGGGAAAGGCTGGACTTAATGGGCCTGAGGACTTCAGCTGGAATAGAAACACGTACAGGGCCAGATGTGGTTGGGTCGGGTCGAAGGGGGGTCCGGAAGCCTTGGGTCGAAATACTGCAACCTAACGATGAGGAGGGGGAGTTAACGCTTGCGATGTGGACGTATGTGAAGCTGATGGCGGCGCACGCGAGGGACCCAGTCAGGGCCGTGAACTTGACGTCGACGATGGGAGCTTGGTGCCGTCCGGTGGGGATGGCCGAATCCAAGCAGATGACATCCTGGCCGTAGAAGACGATGGCAGTATGGTGGTTGGCAAGGATGAGCCCATAGCAAACAGGACTGAGCGTGAGACTATTGGGGACGCTGATGGCGTAGGGAGGGATGAAGATGATGAGTGCGTCGAGGAAGGAGGGGCCACGGTGCTTGAAGGAGGCACATTGCATGGCCGCGGGAACCTGGAAGACAAGGATGCCATGGTTCGTCTAGGAAGGTACACCAATTGTTTAACTATGGCATTGAACGGGGGGCTGGTTGGCAGGAGGACATGGAAACTGAAGAAGAGGATTGTTACGGTCAGCCTTCAAGGGTAGCGGAACAGTCACTGGAAAACCAAAGGACCTGGGAGTTGGGTAAAGAATCTGGGGCGGTACTGCAAGATGAGGATATGGATATTATAGAAATTTTCCAAGAACAGAACGTAGAAATAGATCGTAAAAGAAGAGTGGTAAAGCAAAAGGCGAAGCTGAGACGGTGCtgaccaaaaaacaaaaaataagtgtgtaaaaatattataaatgatTGTTAGTTCATGGAATGTTAGGGGGTTACGAGGTGATGGGAAGTTGCGAATGGTGAAGGAACTTAGGAATAAATATAAGTTAGACATGGTTGGGTTTATTGAGACCAAAATGCAGGTAGTGACGAGATTTGACGTTACAAGAATTTGGGGGAATGACGGTGTAGGATGGGAATATGTAGGGTCTGATGGTGCCTCCGGTGAACTGTTGTTAATTTGGAATGGCTTGGTGTTTAGTATGAATAATTGCTACAAAGGAGAAAGGTGGTTGTGTGTTAAAAGAGTAATGTTAAAGAGACGGTTCAATTGTTCTTTTATCTTGGTCTACATAGCACATAATAGAATAGAGAAGAATCATGTCTGGGAGGAGCTGAGCTATATAGCTGGGTTATGTCAAACTCCTTGTTGCTTTCTGGGAGACTTTAATGAAATAGTACATGAAGGGGAAAGAAAAGGTGGTACTAGTTTGAATCAGTCTGCGGAAGAATTCAAGAGTTGGATACAAGACATGAATTTAGTGGATATGCCGCTTTCTGATCAAGAGTTTACATGGTTCAGGGGACGCTCTTGTAGCTGGATAGATAGAGCTTTGCTGAGTTTAGAGTGGTTAGAAGAGTTCCTGGAGTCTCGGCTGCGAGGTGGGCCAAGGGGCTTGTCAGACCATTGCCTATAATAATGGAGGACAGGAAGTTGGCATGTGGTCCAAGGCCGTTCTGAAGCCTAGACTCATGGTTCACGCATGAGGGCTTCCTTAGAATGGTGAAGGAGGAGTGGAAAGGGCTGGGGGGACAAACCTTTCACAGATAAATTGAAGGCTTTGACTGTTCCACTGGGAAGATGGCAAAAGGACAAGTTTGGTGAGATGGATAAGAAAATTGCAAAGTTTGAGGAAGAAATCAAGAGACTTGATGATATGGTAAGTAATGGAGTGTATGATGGAACAATGGAGGCTAGAAGAAAGGCGCTGGTCACTTGCTGTGAGAGATGGTATGTGAGAAAAGAGGTACATTAGAAACAAATGTCTCGGTCTCGGCATGCCAAGGATATGGACAAAAATACAAGGTACTTCCACAATATAGCATCAGCAAGAAGGCGGAATAATTGGATTGATGCACTGGTAATTAATGGCAGAAGGGTCCGGATCCAAGCTAGAATAAAGATTGCTATCATAGATTTCTACAAAGATTTGTATCATCAAGAACGGTCTCCCAAGGTGAGCTTGAGGGAGGGGTTGGTGGAGAAAATAGACGAACAAGATGCTGGGGCTTTAGAAGTGATGCCACCGGCTGAGGAAATCCAAGAGGCAGTATGGGATTGTGAGTCATCTAAGGCACCAGGGTGTGATGGGTACAACATGAATTTCATCAAGAGATGTTGGGATGAGATTGGGATAGAATTCACGGCAGTAGTGATGGGGTTCTTTCAGACGTCCAAGCTACCGGCGGACTCCAATATCACTTGGGTCGCACTAGCACCTAAGTTCATTGGTGCGGAGGAAATTAAAGACTTACGACCTATCAGTATGGTTGGATGCGTCTAAAAGGTTATATCCAAGGTCCTTGTTAGAAGGATGAGATCAGTGATGCCAGCATTAGTAGGGGAGACTCAGAGTGTATTTGTACAGGGAAGGAAAATACATGATGGGGCATTAATTGCATGTGAAACGGTAAACTGGCTCAAATTGAGGAAAAAGGAGGCAGCAATAATCAAACTGGATTTCCAAAAAGCATATGATAGGGTCAAATGGAGCTTCGTGGACATTGTGCTGCAGAAGATGGGATTCGGCCAGAAGTGGAGAGCATGGGTTAGGGAGTGTGTGACCACTGCTTCTATGTCGATTCTGATAAACGGTTCGCCTTCTAAGCCGTTCAAAATGGAACGAGGCTTGAGACAAGGTGACCTTCTTTCACCCTTCTTGTTTGTTTTAGTTGTGGATGTATTGCATCGTATGATTGGAGAGGCAGTTAGGAACGGACGGATATCACCACTTTTGGTTGGCAGGGACAGTATAATATTATCACACTTTCAATTTACGGATAATACTATTCTTTTATGCCCTCCAGAAGAGGAGACTATAAAGAATTATAGGAGGCTACTGAGGTGCTTTGAGTTGATATCAGGACTTAGTATTAATTTCGATAAGTCCAGTCTGATTTCAGTCAATTGTGATGAGCAGTGGGCCCAGCGTATGTGCAATTTGCTGGGTTGTAAGCGAGACACTCTTCCAGTTAAATTTCTTGGAATTCCGCTAGGTGCAAATTTGAGGTTGGTGAAGACCTGGAAGCCTATAATAGACAAAGTGGAGGAAAAGCTCAGTTTGTGGAAAGCTAAAGTGCTAAATAAAGCGGAAAAATTGGTGCTTATCAAGTCAGTCTTAAATAGCTTGCTGGTGTATTACTTGAGTCTGTTCAAGATGCCAAAGGCAGTTGCTGAGAAGTTGATATCATTGCAAAGATGGTTCCTGTGGTGTAAGGAAGATGTTGGGAATGGTATGGCTCTGGTAAGATGGGAAGTAGTGCAAGCTCCTAAGAAGCTAGGTGGTTTGGGCGTTGGGGATGCTTTGATTCAGAACACTGCTCTactatttaagtggtggtggtATTTTGCTAAGGAGGAGTGCCCGCTGTGGAAGAAGGTAGTGTGTTCGTGCCATAATCTGAACTCAAATGAACTGCTCTCAACTCAAATACTACCTACTAAAGGAGGCCCGTGGAAGGATATCTGCCAAGTAAATATCACGAACCAACAACTTAGGGATAAGTTGGTCACAGGCTTGTCAATGGAGGTAGTGATGGGCAACGGACTCGGTTCTGGGAGGATGTGTGGCTTCTTGGTGGAGCTCTAAAAGATCGATTTCCGAggctcttctctgtttcaaaccaggAGGGTTCTGTTATTGGGgcttgtgggttttgggatgggttaaagtggatttggaacttccaatggaggcgtGAGCTATTCCAATGGGAATTGGTACTTCTGAACCAGTTGCATGAGGTTTTGAGACCTATGAGGCTTGTACAAAACAGAGAGGATAGAGTGGTGTGGAAATATGATGGGCAAGGTATTTTTTCAACTAAATCGTTTGTGCAGTTATGGCAAGAGGAAATGCTACCAGAGGAGATAACCAGCTTCAGCTTTACTAGGAGTATTTGGAAAGGTTTGGTTCCACCAAGAGTGGAGCTATTTGCTTGGTTTGTGCTGATAGACCAAGTGAATACAAAGGAAAGGCTAAGCCAGTTTGGTATCATCACTCAGGAAGAtaatgtgtgtgtgttatgtaatAATGATGTGGAACATATATATCACTTGTTTCTAGGCTGTACTTTTGCGTGGCAGGTGTGGAATGCTTGGATATCAGCTTTTGGCCGATATTGGTCTTTTTGGGGTTCGATGAAAGAGCACTTTTTGAGCTGGACAGAGGAACCGCAGAGTAAGGAGAATCAGAGGCAGCGGTTGAGGTGCTTCTGTGCGATCCTTTGGAACATCTGGTTGGAAAGAAATAGGAGGATCTTCCAGAATACCAGCAAAGGCGTTGCAGAAATTATCAACTTGACCTTCCGAAGCGCTAATGAGTGGAGCTGTGTGGAtcctttttgttgttgatggctatgccaaAGATGACTAGGGATCGGTTCGTGTGGCTGTTTAACGTGGAGTCTTTAGTTTTTTGATTTATTATGTTCCTGTTTGCTCTACTTTGTTGTGTTGAGCtttgctttaaaaaaaataaataaataaaattttaactttcTAGCAAATAAAATATCCAAATTCATTAATATAAACAATGCTAATACTTTAATAACATTTAACTAGTaatgttaatttaaaaatgaaataataattCTTTATTAGCAACTCGTATTTCTACTAGCTATGTTAccattagtttaaaattaaaataatacataaaatgaAAATGTATGAGAGGACATATCACAGAGAGTTTTTGTATTTCAATTTCAacacaacaaaacaagtgaaCGAAGTAAAATGGAAAAACATCAATTTAACCAAATGAGCTAACTTTGTTGTCTTTAGACAAGAACTATTAAttgttttttacaaaatttttgggGCCATAGCCCCTATTGTCTACAATTCTCCACCTATGATCGCTACCTTAACCACCATTTCTACTTTCTGCTACTCTACTATCGTCACTACCACTGCCACCACCATCTTTCTACGCCAACGATGACGAAGACGATGGCAAGGCCTCCAAGAAATCCGCCTATTCCCACGCAACACTACCACCTCCGACGGCATCCACCCCAAGTCTCGCAATGATCCAGCATCGTCCCAAGCTTGCGCACAAATTACGTCTACCTTGGCACGGTGAGGAGTTCAGATCCACAGGATTCAAGCTCTAACAACACCACTGGAACCTTGATGGTGCTGTCTTACTGGAAGCTGAGTGACTTGCCAGAATTAAAACCACTGCCTCCCTTATTCCGCCATAATTTTCAGCCATGGTAGTAATCATATTCATAACCaatggaataaaaaaaattatgtgtgaAAGAAATAATAAGCAAAAAAGCATGAAATAAAAAGAAGACTGTTTATGGATGGAGTCACCAATTTGAAATCTGTTGTGAGAAGTTTAATTATTGTAGATGTTGATGTCATTAGCAAGTGAAAAAACCCACTCCTTAGTTCCACCCACTTTGAACTCAGGGAAGCCACAAACTTAGATGCAGAAGGGTAGTTTCAAGAACTCCATTTCGTTTTCGTTCTTGTTCCCCTCTCAGTCCTGAAAGCACTAAATTTCTGCCACTATCCTCAGAACCCAGTTTCTGAACCACAATCGCagtctattttctatttttcatcttctttttcgaAGACTATAGAGGAGTTGAGAATAAAAAAGGTGGTTAGGGTGGTAGTAATAGAAGGATGTGAACGCTTGAGATTTGGGGAAGAAGAGATGGTGATGAAGTTAAGGTTGAAGATAAAGGGTGatagttatttaaaaattttattaaaaagtaaaaaaaaaattaggatatgTATACTTTTATTACATAGAACCCATCTTTAATGGGTACAAtgttaatttctttctttgacAAATATTTTATGAGATTTCGTAAAGTTTATGAGTACAAATggttatttttcatatatatatatatatatatatatatatatatatatatatatattggttatcatagtaaacatttttttttttacttttatgtaATTggcttaatataatttttcaaattaattatttacatGGCACTTTTTATATATCAACGATGATAATTAATTTgctatttatcttaaattttaaatttgatttatttgtaataaataaaaaattaatatttatttaataacagagtataatattttttatttaataaaaagtgCTTAAAAATATTTGAcaaagggcttgtttgggtgagcttctaagaaaagatcttttttcgagttatctttttttaaaagatcttatagagaagtaaaagtaattttatgtttggatatctcatgtaaaaaggtctttttatctatcaattatgtttgggtataacaatataaaagtactttttgtttatttattacatgaaaaccatcttttttttaaggaaaaaagatcttttaaaaaaagatgtaaattacagcttctcagaaaagatctttttttgattttactagtacttttacttttactactagaaatttgccaaacacgttaaaaaataaaaaaagatcttttttcattgaaaaaagatctttttttaacaaaataatggcgcccaaacatgcacaaagtctaataataataataataataataataataataataataataataataataataataataataataataataataatatgattttAACATTCGTTTGTAGTACATACAACTATATGTGTTTGTGGGATttgtcttaaatgaaaaaaagtaTATTTAAGTTTTTGGTCgtctagataaaaaaaattataaaataaaataataaattacataaatatcatcatcttttttttcttcttacatCTTCTAACAACCACTATTgctatcatcaattcatcatattTACCATTGCACCATCAACATATATTAGAACCAATTATTATTTTCTCAGACAGAAGCTCCAGTGGACTCTATCAGCAGCGACTTTGACCACTGCTACCTAATAGCGGTGATGGCGACTACTGCGACGGTTCCTACTCTCCTTTCTCGTCACGGTTCTTCCTCCCCCACTGAACAACGTTGACGGTGACGAATCTCTCTCCATCTCGCTTGTTTTTGACTTGGCGGCGACATTGGAGCTAGCGGCAGTGACGACCTAACAACTCTACAAACGGCGACAGCAAGATGCAGATAAACAATGATAAAGACGTGCACACAGAAGTAGCCCACGAAGATAGCGACGACAACGGCTCTTTGTGGCGGTTGCGCTTCTCCTTTCAGCGACGTCAATGGCGACGGCAAGAGGGTGAcggagaaaaaatgaaaaaagaaggaggaggacaaaggacaaaaataaaattttgaaatagagttatttataaaaatattttaatataaatataattattatattattaataaaaattttaaatcttagtgATTAGTTCAAAAATTCAATGTCCACAATTTATAAAAAGTCTTAAATCATAAAAGATCATATTatgcttttttcattaaaaacAGTTCTATTTGTGATATTATAACATTAAAtcaataagaaataaaataataacaataataatgacataataaaattatttatcttaatattttgatattatacTTATAATATTATCTGTacctttcaaaaattataaatttcaattttatttcatataaaacataattaattaacttGTTTATTGATTcagtttttaatttattaaataataataaaaataataataattgaattcGATAAGATTTGAAGTGAACTTactaaaagtaataataaataacaaattttttgaattatatataataaaaaatgttaaaaaaattagacaCCAGTTCTTCTAAATAGATAAAATGCAAATTATTAAACTTGTATTTTATCTAAACTTCTAAAGAATCGCAATTGGACTTAATGATGAAAGaggcaaaaacaaaaaacaaaaataaatctgAAAATAGAGTGGTGGTAGTGGGTGTTAACTGTTAAAGGCAGGAAAATGAGGAAAGGAAAACAAGTCCAGTTTCTCAAAATTAAGGAGTgtttctcttcttttctatttatctatttattatttatttattaattattaatctcattttaatttatttatatcatCGTCCTTCTTTGTCCTCTTCTTCTAGCTAGCTACcccaatttctctctctctcttcctctttctctgtctcagagagaaaggaaaagaaagaaaggaagcagAACCAATTCCCAAATCCAAATTTTCATTACTCAATTCTCTTTAGCACTTTAACCTAATcccatattttttaattatttatttgttccCATTTCATCTATCAATCCAAACCCTAACTCCTCTTTTCCTTCGTTCCCTCCCAATCCCAATTCAaaagcttttctttttcttatttctgggtggtttttgttgatgatttcttgttaGGGTTAGGGAAATTGGGGGAAAACCGCGCATGGAATCTAACTCAGACATGTTCAGGGTACCTTCtgcaggaggaggaggaggaggaggaacgggACCATCGCcttcgtcttcgtcttcgtcttcctCTTTGGTTTCTTCGTCGTCTTCGTCATTGTCGTCTTCGAATTCTAGAAGGTTCGGAACTATTTCTCCCTCTAACATCATTAACGCACCGCTGTCGCTATTATTGGAATATTCAGGGATTCTTCGCAACAAtaacaacaccaccaccaccaggtCGAATTTCAATAACCAAgaacctaaccctaaccctaattccgAGCCTTCCGTAAATGACGGCGAGTTATCGATCAGGATCATTAGTCCTTCCGAACACGATAATCACGATAATCATCGTCACAGGGAGGAGCAACCTTCGTCTTCTGGTGGGGGTGGTTTGGTTGTGGGGCTTCCTCACGATGAGGGTGTGTCCGTTATGCCCAATTCGAGCACCGGAGACACCGGGATTGGGAACGGGAATGGGATTGGAAACGGCGACTCGGGGACCGGCGGCGAGGGTGGCGGCAATGGGAGGGATTCTTCTTACCAGAGGTATGATATTCAGCATGCTGCAAGGTGGGTGGAGCAGGTTCTTCCGTTCTCCTTGCTCCTCTTGGTGGTCTTCATCCGCCAGCATTTACAAGGTGTGTTCTTCAATTTACTAAGTTTTTTATTGTATTATCATCTATGGGATTGAAACAGATTAGTTAGTGCTTCTTTGTATTAGTTAAAAGCTTCCTGAGACAGTCTTCAGAAAGAcagaaacaaaattaatttttttttgggaaacatggtcttttttttttgggttaatttTCACATTTGGGAGATAGGAATTTTAGCTCTTTTGTTAATCATCCTAGATTGAGTAGGAGCTAATTAATTGTTTTTTCAAGTTTGGGAATTGTTGTGAACCTCTTAAGTCACTGCAGGGTTTTTTGTTACAATTTGGATTGCGGCTGTCCTTTTCAAGTCGAATGACATTCTAAGAAAACAAACAGCTCTGAAGGTGATGTGTTGTTTTTACGGCTACTCTGTTATTTGCTGAAAATTAATCCCTTGTTGCTGGTGTGAAGATTTTCTGTTTGTTTGTTGAGTATGGCTACTTTTGGTGGCTGCAGGGAGAGAGGAAAATACCTATTCTCATTGGGATTTCTGTTGCATTTTCACTTCATGTGATTAGCATCTATTGGTGGTATCAGAATGATGATCTGATGTATCCGCTGGTTATGCTTCCTCCGAGAGAGATACCGCCTTTCTGGCAtgcaattttcatcatcatggtTAATGGTGTGTTTTTCCCTCACTTATGACTTGCTAGGTGTTTAACTTTTAGTTGTTCTGTTTTGGGTTttcggtgtttttttttttttttggggggggggggtacGAGTGCATTTTGTTCCGGAAAATGCTTATAGCCATTATTTTTTGTCTCAACTTGCACTTTGACAAACAGCTGTGTGTGTTCGAGGGTCAAAGAGAGTTTAAATTCCATTCTCATCGGCTAAAGTTTATGCATTCAGatttttgtactttttagttTGTTGTAACTGACATGTGCCATCAAGAGTCATCAATCCTTGCATTGTTTCTCATTCATCTGTGTCTGTTGTCAAACTAATAATTTTTCCGACAATTAGCCTGTTAGCATGAAGGCCTTTGTGTTGTGGAAACTCTTATTCTGGATCTTGGAATTATTTTCTCTGGTTGAAACTCACTTGCGCAGTATAATCTcatttccttgcatttaattgtgtTCTGCAATTTCAGACACTTTGGTCCGCCAGGCTGCAATGGTATTCAAGTGTATATTGTTGATCTATTACAAGAACAGCAGAGGCCGAAATTATCGTAGGCAGGTGAGGTCATAAAATATGAAGCACTATGAACATATGTTAAGTTCTAAAACGTTTTTACCTTTTGGAAATAGCAATTGAGGGTAACCGGAATATTTTAAGATGGCTTCTTTTTCAGGGTCTTAATAAGTTGTATAACAACTTCTGCCTTTGCTACAGAATTTTGGTTTCAGAATCTTAACTACTCTCAGATATCATTACATTCTGATTCTACTATTATTTGTTTGTCAGGGGCAAATGCTGACTCTAGTTGAGTACCTTCTTTTGCTATACCGTGCCTTGCTGCCGACACCGGTTTGGTATCGTTTCTTTCTAAACAAAGAATATGGAAGCCTGTTTTCATCATTGATGACAGGACTGTATCTGACATTTAAGCTCACATCCGTGGTTGAAAAGGTGTGTTTATCTTTTAAAACCAATGGAGATTATATTTTGTTACATAGTAGTTTGTGGATGGTGATCTAGTTTCATTGTTCGATCTTTGATGCCAATATCTAAAGTCGGCCCTTTATTTTATCTGGCCATCCTGTGACTTCAATTCTTTTTGAATGGAATATGCATAATtatgtgttttttatttaaacCTTCATCATGTTAACCTTttctttttttgggtttttttactTCATCAAAGTAGGTAGGCAGGTTTACCACTAGTTTTGTTATTTAGCTTCCCAACAGATCTGGAAGAAATCAAGCCATGAAGCTAAAGAATAAGCTTTACTTGTTGATACAAGCTCTTTTGTGGAAGCTAAAAGTTTGATCTCCTgaaaagagaatggaaataacttccctttttagtgttttttttttttttttttttggggggggggggtatCTAATGTGTTCAACTTTAAAATGTTTTCCCTTTAGGTAAAAGTAAGTTGTTTTCAGTGCATTTTTCTAAGAAATCAAGTAGTGTGGCTGGAATGGCTTTTTCATTTATGTAGTCTGTTGCTTAAAATGTTTGTCATGGTGTACTGTAGCATCTTCCATGATAAGTATGTCATTTACCTAGGATTGTATAGGAACTCGTTTGTTTATTGTTTTAAAGTATTTGTGGATTACATCGTCCCTGGTGGTGGTTTTCTTAAACCCCGTGTCTGTTGGTTGTCAGGTGCAAGCCTTCTTTGCTTCAGTGAAGGCATTGTCACGGAAAGAAGTGCATTATGGTTCTTATGCAACATCAGAGCAGGTACTGTGGGCTCATTAATTTTGGTGGTGCTGAATGAATAACAGAAGTCTGTTGTTAAGAACTTTATAGCCTCCTATAAGTTGTTCTTACCATACTTCACTAtctgttaataattattttgtagCCTCTTCCTTTCTTGTATGCTAGTTTTTCATGCAAGTTAAGGCGTTTATCTGCTGGCAGGTGATTGCGGCTGGTGATCTTTGTGCTATTTGTCAAGAGAAGATGCATGCTCCAATATTACTTCGTTGTAAACACATCTTCTGTGAA
The sequence above is drawn from the Arachis hypogaea cultivar Tifrunner chromosome 4, arahy.Tifrunner.gnm2.J5K5, whole genome shotgun sequence genome and encodes:
- the LOC140184212 gene encoding uncharacterized protein, with protein sequence MSRSRHAKDMDKNTRYFHNIASARRRNNWIDALVINGRRVRIQARIKIAIIDFYKDLYHQERSPKVSLREGLVEKIDEQDAGALEVMPPAEEIQEAVWDCESSKAPGCDGYNMNFIKRCWDEIGIEFTAVVMGFFQTSKLPADSNITWVALAPKFIGAEEIKDLRPISMVGCV
- the LOC112797263 gene encoding uncharacterized protein, yielding MESNSDMFRVPSAGGGGGGGTGPSPSSSSSSSSLVSSSSSSLSSSNSRRFGTISPSNIINAPLSLLLEYSGILRNNNNTTTTRSNFNNQEPNPNPNSEPSVNDGELSIRIISPSEHDNHDNHRHREEQPSSSGGGGLVVGLPHDEGVSVMPNSSTGDTGIGNGNGIGNGDSGTGGEGGGNGRDSSYQRYDIQHAARWVEQVLPFSLLLLVVFIRQHLQGFFVTIWIAAVLFKSNDILRKQTALKGERKIPILIGISVAFSLHVISIYWWYQNDDLMYPLVMLPPREIPPFWHAIFIIMVNDTLVRQAAMVFKCILLIYYKNSRGRNYRRQGQMLTLVEYLLLLYRALLPTPVWYRFFLNKEYGSLFSSLMTGLYLTFKLTSVVEKVQAFFASVKALSRKEVHYGSYATSEQVIAAGDLCAICQEKMHAPILLRCKHIFCEDCVSEWFERERTCPLCRALVKPADLRSFGDGSTSLFFQLF